GCTTGAGGCTATACTGGACTCCGGGAACTTCAAAAAGGCCCCATGGAATGAGATTGGAACGCTCAGGAGGGCAAACCCGAGGGGGGAATACGTTAAGCGGGCACTTAAGATGGTCGAACTTGAGAACTCCTATACTGTTGTTTTAGATACCGGAAACGGGGCAGGCTCAGTTCTCAGCCCCTACCTCCAGCGCGAGCTTGGGAATAAGGTCATCTCCCTCAACGCCCATCCGAGTGGTTTTTTCGTCAGGGAGCTTGAGCCGAACGCGAAGAGCCTGTCCGCGCTGGCTAAGACAGTCAAGGCCATGAAAGCCGACGTTGGAATAGCGCACGACGGCGATGCTGACCGAATCGGCGTCATTGACGATGAGGGCAACTTCGTCGAGTACGAGGTCATGCTCTCACTCATAGCGGGCTACATGCTCAGGAAGTTCGGGAAGGGCAAGGTAGTTACAACGGTTGATGCGGGCTTTGCACTCGACGACTACGTTAAGCCCCTTGGAGGAGAGGTCATCAGGACGCGCGTTGGCGACGTTGCAGTTGCCGACGAGCTCGTCAGGCACGGTGGCGTTTTCGGTGGCGAGCCATCCGGAACCTGGATAATTCCCCAGTGGAACTTCACTCCCGACGGAATCTTCGCAGGCGCATTGGTTCTGGAGATGATTGACAGGCTCGGGCCCATAAGCGAACTCGCCAAAGATGTCCCGCGCTACGTGACGCTTCGTGCCAAGATACCCTGTCCCAACGAGAAGAAGGCTAAAGCTATGGAGATAATAGCTAAGGAAGCCCTGAAGACCTTTGAATACAAGCGGCTGATAGACATTGATGGAATCAGGATAGAGAACGACGACTGGTGGATTCTCTTCAGGCCGAGTGGAACCGAACCAATAATGAGGATAACCCTCGAAGCGCACACGGAGGAAAAAGCTAAGGAGCTGATGGAGAAAGCAGAGAGGCTGGTAAGGGAGGCGATAGCAAGGAGTTGAAAATATCTGGTTAGTCTATTATTTGGTGATCGAAATGGAGGGGGAAGTGTTTGCTACGGTACTTAGTGCTATCATCGGGGTTGTGAGTTTTGGATACAATGTAATACAAGGTAAGGGCTTAAGCAGAATGTTCTTTAAATCGAACTTGCTATATCATTCTACCGTAAAGCGGGAGTATGAATCATTGAAAAAACAGGCATTGGAGTACTCTCGGGGTTATAGTAAGAGAGATGGGCTTCTGATTGGTGCTGTTATTGTTAACATCTCTCTTTTCTGTACAATATTGGCTGGGAAATTTAACTCGGAAAATAAAGAAACAGCTTTCCTATTTTTTATTATTGGAGTTTTGTGGGTTTTCTTAAATCTCTGGTTCATTTTACTTAAAAAAGCTCTAATTTCTGAGGTGCAACTAGAACATAACAAAGTGAAAAACGCATTAAACGGATCAGCATGGATATTTTTGGGTTCTGTTTTAGCAGTCATGACTATAGGTTTGAGGTCTTCATTGATTGGCTCTCCTGCATTTTTTTATTCGATCCCTGTTATTGTTGCAGGGATTGGTGCTGTATTAT
The DNA window shown above is from Thermococcus sp. and carries:
- the glmM gene encoding phosphoglucosamine mutase, encoding MGKYFGTSGIRGVFNDCVTPELALRVGKALGTYLDGGSVVVGIDTRTSSETLKRALVSGLLSTGTEVIDIGLAPTPLTGFAIRLYGADAGVTITASHNPPEYNGIKVWQSNGMAYTPEMEAELEAILDSGNFKKAPWNEIGTLRRANPRGEYVKRALKMVELENSYTVVLDTGNGAGSVLSPYLQRELGNKVISLNAHPSGFFVRELEPNAKSLSALAKTVKAMKADVGIAHDGDADRIGVIDDEGNFVEYEVMLSLIAGYMLRKFGKGKVVTTVDAGFALDDYVKPLGGEVIRTRVGDVAVADELVRHGGVFGGEPSGTWIIPQWNFTPDGIFAGALVLEMIDRLGPISELAKDVPRYVTLRAKIPCPNEKKAKAMEIIAKEALKTFEYKRLIDIDGIRIENDDWWILFRPSGTEPIMRITLEAHTEEKAKELMEKAERLVREAIARS